One Bradyrhizobium zhanjiangense DNA segment encodes these proteins:
- a CDS encoding propionyl-CoA synthetase: MNVQGKSLYHEVHARSLADPEGFWAEAAKEIDWIEPPKAIFDSTQGTYGRWFAGGVVNTCYNALDRHVERGRADQVALIHDSPLTGSVTKFTYAELLSEVQALAAIMRDFGVAKGERVILYMPMVPEAVVAMLACARIGAVHSVVFGGFAAKELATRIDDAQPKLILSASCGIEPGRIVQYKPLLDEAIKLASTKPKACIVLQRPQHTCDLTPGRDYDWASLRRKAMNDGKKAPCVPVAATDPLYILYTSGTTGIPKGVVRDNGGHLVAVNWSMFNLYGVKPGEVWWCGSDIGWVVGHSYIVYGPLIHGATSIMYEGKPVGTPDAGAFWRVISEHKAVAFFTAPTAFRAIRKEDPEGKFIRQYDLSKFRTLFLAGERADPPTVEWAEQQLKVPVIDHWWQTETGWCIAGNPVGLGMLPVKHGSPTVPMPGYQVDIVDEAAKPVGPNTMGSIVIKLPMPPGCLPTLWNQDERFKESYLSEFPGYYKTSDAGYKDEDGYVFVMGRTDDIINVAGHRLSTGGMEEILASHPDVAECAVLGVKDAIKGEVPCGFLVLKAGVTRAPAEIEKEIIALVRDKLGPVAAFKLAVTVGRLPKTRSGKILRGTIKKIADGEAWTMPATIEDPKVLDEIGAALKGRV, from the coding sequence ATGAACGTCCAGGGCAAGAGTCTCTATCACGAGGTCCACGCGCGCTCGCTGGCGGACCCCGAGGGCTTCTGGGCCGAGGCGGCCAAGGAGATCGACTGGATCGAGCCGCCGAAGGCCATCTTCGATTCCACGCAAGGAACCTACGGCCGCTGGTTCGCCGGCGGCGTGGTCAACACCTGCTACAATGCGCTCGACCGCCATGTCGAACGCGGCCGCGCCGACCAGGTCGCGCTGATCCATGATTCGCCGCTGACGGGCAGCGTCACCAAATTCACCTACGCCGAGCTCTTGAGCGAGGTGCAGGCGCTTGCCGCGATCATGCGGGATTTTGGTGTCGCCAAGGGCGAACGCGTCATCCTCTATATGCCGATGGTGCCGGAGGCGGTGGTCGCAATGCTCGCCTGCGCGCGCATCGGCGCGGTGCATTCCGTGGTGTTCGGCGGCTTTGCCGCCAAGGAGCTCGCCACCCGCATCGACGACGCCCAGCCGAAACTCATTCTCTCCGCGAGCTGCGGCATCGAACCCGGCCGCATCGTGCAGTACAAGCCGCTGCTCGACGAGGCAATCAAGCTCGCGAGCACGAAGCCGAAGGCCTGTATCGTGCTGCAACGTCCGCAGCACACCTGCGACCTCACGCCCGGCCGTGACTATGATTGGGCGAGCCTGCGCCGCAAGGCGATGAACGACGGCAAGAAAGCCCCTTGTGTGCCGGTCGCGGCCACCGATCCGCTGTACATCCTTTATACGTCAGGCACCACAGGCATCCCCAAGGGCGTGGTGCGCGACAATGGCGGTCACCTCGTCGCGGTGAATTGGTCGATGTTCAATCTTTATGGGGTCAAGCCGGGCGAGGTCTGGTGGTGCGGCTCGGACATCGGCTGGGTGGTCGGCCACAGCTACATCGTCTACGGGCCGCTGATCCACGGCGCGACCTCGATCATGTATGAGGGCAAGCCGGTCGGCACGCCCGATGCCGGCGCATTCTGGCGCGTGATCTCTGAGCACAAGGCGGTCGCCTTCTTCACGGCGCCAACCGCGTTCCGCGCGATCCGCAAGGAGGATCCCGAAGGAAAATTCATCCGGCAATATGACCTTTCGAAATTCCGCACGCTGTTCCTCGCCGGCGAGCGCGCCGATCCGCCGACGGTGGAATGGGCGGAGCAGCAGCTGAAGGTGCCGGTGATCGATCATTGGTGGCAGACCGAGACCGGCTGGTGCATCGCCGGCAATCCGGTCGGCCTCGGCATGCTGCCGGTGAAGCACGGCTCGCCGACGGTGCCGATGCCAGGCTACCAAGTCGACATCGTCGACGAAGCGGCAAAGCCAGTCGGCCCCAACACCATGGGCTCGATCGTCATCAAGCTGCCGATGCCGCCGGGCTGCCTGCCGACGCTGTGGAATCAGGACGAGCGCTTCAAGGAATCCTACTTGAGCGAATTTCCCGGCTATTACAAAACCTCGGACGCCGGCTACAAGGACGAGGACGGCTATGTCTTCGTCATGGGGCGCACCGACGACATCATCAACGTCGCCGGCCATCGCCTCTCCACCGGCGGCATGGAGGAGATCCTGGCCTCGCATCCGGATGTGGCCGAATGTGCGGTGCTCGGCGTCAAGGACGCGATCAAGGGCGAGGTGCCCTGCGGCTTCCTGGTGCTGAAAGCGGGCGTGACGCGTGCGCCCGCCGAGATCGAGAAGGAGATCATCGCGCTGGTGCGCGACAAGCTCGGCCCGGTCGCCGCCTTCAAGCTCGCGGTCACCGTCGGCCGCCTGCCCAAGACGCGCTCCGGAAAGATCCTGCGCGGCACCATCAAGAAGATCGCCGACGGCGAAGCTTGGACCATGCCGGCGACGATCGAGGATCCCAAGGTGCTCGACGAGATCGGCGCGGCGCTGAAGGGGAGGGTGTGA
- a CDS encoding OmpW/AlkL family protein, which yields MDGTIRNLARLAAIGAMLAVTSASVQAADLPVYKKAPPQVESFNPWMVRLRVLGVLPDAGGSTVNVAGVPSLSSPNSGLSISDQAVPELDISYFFTSNIAAELILGVTRHSISGTGSLANLPIGKTTLLPPTLTLQYHFDNFGAFKPYIGAGMNYTVFFNNSAANTPAAIVGPPAIVATTTRLHVSNAWGGAVQFGFDYMLDRHWGLNVDVKKLWLRPDYSATVSGLPVTGTAHIDPWLVGAGVTYKF from the coding sequence ATGGACGGAACGATAAGAAACTTGGCACGGCTCGCAGCGATTGGCGCGATGCTCGCGGTGACTTCTGCCTCAGTGCAGGCCGCCGATCTGCCGGTCTACAAGAAGGCGCCGCCACAGGTAGAAAGCTTCAATCCCTGGATGGTGCGCCTGCGCGTGCTTGGCGTGTTGCCGGACGCCGGCGGCAGCACTGTCAATGTTGCGGGCGTGCCGTCGCTGTCGTCGCCGAATTCGGGCCTCTCGATCAGCGACCAGGCCGTGCCAGAGCTCGACATCAGCTATTTCTTCACCAGCAACATCGCGGCCGAGCTGATTCTCGGTGTGACCAGGCATTCGATCAGCGGCACCGGCTCGCTCGCGAACCTGCCGATCGGCAAGACCACGCTGCTGCCGCCGACGCTGACGCTGCAATATCACTTCGACAATTTCGGCGCGTTCAAGCCGTATATCGGCGCCGGTATGAACTACACCGTGTTCTTCAACAATTCGGCCGCCAACACGCCGGCCGCGATCGTCGGGCCGCCCGCGATCGTCGCCACCACCACACGCCTGCACGTCAGCAATGCCTGGGGTGGGGCGGTGCAGTTCGGCTTCGACTACATGCTCGACCGGCACTGGGGTCTCAACGTCGACGTGAAGAAGCTCTGGCTGCGGCCGGACTACTCGGCGACCGTCTCTGGCCTGCCCGTCACCGGCACTGCGCATATCGACCCGTGGCTGGTCGGCGCGGGCGTCACCTACAAGTTCTGA
- the rnhA gene encoding ribonuclease HI, with product MSELPNVTIYTDGACSGNPGPGGWGAILKFGDKEKELNGGERHTTNNQMELMAAISALEALKKPCTVDLYTDSQYVRQGITGWIFGWKRNGWRTADKKPVKNVELWQRLDAALKQHEVRWHWIKGHAGHPENERADQLARDGIAMARLQQRVRE from the coding sequence GTGAGCGAGCTTCCCAATGTCACGATCTATACCGACGGCGCCTGCTCGGGAAATCCCGGGCCGGGCGGCTGGGGCGCGATCCTGAAGTTCGGCGACAAGGAGAAGGAGCTGAACGGCGGCGAGCGCCACACCACCAACAACCAGATGGAGTTGATGGCGGCGATCTCCGCGCTCGAAGCGCTGAAGAAGCCGTGCACGGTCGATCTCTACACCGACAGCCAATATGTCCGTCAGGGCATCACGGGGTGGATTTTCGGTTGGAAGCGCAACGGCTGGCGCACCGCCGACAAGAAGCCGGTGAAGAATGTCGAGCTATGGCAGCGCCTGGATGCCGCGCTGAAGCAGCACGAGGTCCGCTGGCACTGGATCAAGGGCCATGCTGGGCACCCGGAGAACGAGCGCGCCGATCAGCTCGCGCGAGACGGGATCGCGATGGCGCGGTTGCAGCAGAGGGTGAGGGAGTAG
- a CDS encoding DUF1013 domain-containing protein, whose product MSNAPLMPKATAVWLLDNTALTFDQVADFTKMHPLEVRAIADGDAAQGIKGMDPLSNGQLTREEIEKGEKNPDYRLRLQESKVVLPPQPKRKGPRYTPVSRRHERPSAILWLLRNHPELKDAQIMRLVGTTKSTIASVRDRTHWNTSSLTPIDPVTLGLCSQIELDFEVQRAAKEKPIDAAYGGATLLPASETTKKDEYEPAEKSSDDLNVDAVFAKLKTLGGKKQEDEEE is encoded by the coding sequence ATGAGCAACGCACCTCTGATGCCCAAGGCGACCGCCGTCTGGCTGCTCGACAACACCGCGCTGACCTTCGACCAGGTCGCCGATTTCACCAAAATGCATCCCCTCGAAGTGCGCGCGATCGCCGACGGCGACGCTGCCCAGGGCATTAAGGGTATGGATCCCCTCTCCAACGGTCAGTTGACCCGCGAGGAGATCGAGAAAGGCGAGAAGAACCCGGACTACCGGCTTCGCCTCCAGGAGAGCAAGGTGGTGCTGCCGCCCCAGCCCAAGCGCAAAGGCCCGCGCTACACCCCGGTCTCACGCCGCCACGAGCGCCCGAGCGCCATCCTCTGGCTGCTGCGCAACCATCCGGAGCTGAAGGACGCCCAGATCATGCGCCTGGTCGGCACCACCAAGAGCACGATCGCGAGCGTGCGCGACCGCACCCACTGGAACACGTCGTCCCTGACCCCGATCGACCCCGTCACCCTCGGCCTCTGCTCGCAGATCGAACTCGATTTCGAGGTGCAGCGCGCCGCCAAGGAAAAGCCGATCGACGCAGCCTATGGCGGCGCCACCCTGCTGCCGGCCTCCGAGACCACCAAGAAGGACGAGTACGAGCCCGCGGAGAAGTCCAGCGACGACCTCAATGTCGACGCCGTATTCGCCAAGCTGAAGACGCTCGGCGGCAAGAAGCAGGAGGACGAGGAGGAGTAG
- the ispH gene encoding 4-hydroxy-3-methylbut-2-enyl diphosphate reductase, with the protein MSAKPDLKIVLCSPRGFCAGVVRAIDTVERALDKYGAPVYVRHEIVHNKYVVDGLKKKGAIFVEELAEIPDNTTAPVVFSAHGVPKSVPADAQSRNLFSLDATCPLVTKVHREAAIHFKRGREIFLIGHSHHPEVVGTLGQLPVGAVTLIETAEDAKTITPKDPDNLAFVTQTTLSIDDTAEIVALLKERFPNINGPHKEDICYATTNRQLAVKKVAPVVDALIVVGAPNSSNSQRLREVAEREGCRIAVLAQRATDLDWDKFGNITSLGITAGASAPEVIVEEIMDAFAERYTLHVETVSAAEENEFFPLPRSVRPEAAAE; encoded by the coding sequence ATGTCAGCCAAACCAGACCTCAAGATCGTGCTTTGTTCTCCCCGCGGCTTCTGCGCCGGGGTGGTCCGGGCGATCGACACCGTGGAACGGGCGCTCGATAAATACGGCGCCCCCGTCTATGTTCGCCACGAGATTGTGCACAACAAGTATGTCGTCGATGGGTTGAAGAAGAAGGGCGCCATCTTCGTCGAGGAGCTCGCCGAGATCCCTGACAACACCACTGCGCCGGTGGTGTTCTCGGCCCATGGCGTGCCGAAGTCGGTTCCGGCCGATGCCCAGTCCCGCAATTTGTTCTCGCTGGATGCGACCTGCCCGCTGGTGACCAAGGTGCACCGCGAGGCCGCGATCCACTTCAAGCGCGGCCGCGAGATCTTCCTGATCGGCCATTCGCATCATCCCGAAGTGGTCGGCACCCTCGGCCAGCTTCCGGTCGGCGCCGTGACCTTGATCGAGACCGCCGAGGACGCCAAGACCATCACGCCGAAGGACCCTGACAATCTCGCCTTCGTGACCCAGACCACACTGTCGATCGACGACACCGCGGAGATCGTGGCGCTGCTCAAGGAGCGCTTCCCGAACATCAACGGGCCGCACAAGGAAGACATCTGCTACGCCACCACCAACCGCCAGCTCGCGGTGAAGAAGGTGGCGCCGGTGGTGGACGCCCTGATCGTGGTCGGCGCGCCGAATTCGTCGAACTCGCAGCGCCTGCGCGAGGTCGCCGAGCGCGAGGGCTGCAGGATCGCGGTGCTGGCGCAGCGCGCCACCGACCTCGATTGGGACAAGTTCGGCAACATCACGAGCCTCGGCATCACTGCGGGCGCGTCGGCGCCGGAAGTGATCGTCGAGGAGATCATGGACGCGTTCGCCGAGCGCTACACGCTGCATGTGGAGACGGTCTCGGCCGCGGAAGAGAACGAGTTCTTCCCGCTGCCGCGCTCGGTGCGCCCCGAAGCCGCCGCAGAGTAA
- a CDS encoding DUF924 family protein, which translates to MLEVGDITPSDILAFWREAGRECWYKRDDAFDAEVRRRFLALWQKAAAGELASWETSDDGALALVIVLDQFPRNMFRDTPEAFASDAQARDVARRAIESGTDRRVDPILLEFLYLPFMHSEHLADQLHCVALFQNTDNAVNLKYAREHADIIRRFGRFPHRNRLLGRDTTEEEQAFLDGGGFTG; encoded by the coding sequence ATGCTGGAAGTCGGCGACATCACGCCATCGGACATTCTCGCCTTCTGGCGCGAGGCCGGCCGCGAGTGCTGGTACAAGCGCGACGACGCTTTCGACGCAGAGGTCAGGCGCCGCTTTCTCGCCCTGTGGCAGAAGGCGGCCGCCGGCGAGCTTGCATCATGGGAGACGAGCGACGACGGCGCGCTCGCGCTCGTCATCGTGCTCGATCAGTTCCCCCGCAACATGTTCCGCGACACGCCGGAGGCTTTTGCCAGCGACGCGCAGGCGCGCGATGTTGCCCGCCGCGCCATCGAAAGCGGCACAGATCGCAGGGTCGATCCCATCCTGCTCGAATTCCTCTATCTGCCCTTCATGCATTCCGAGCACCTGGCTGACCAGCTGCATTGCGTTGCGCTGTTTCAAAACACCGACAATGCCGTGAACCTGAAATACGCTCGCGAGCACGCCGACATCATCCGACGGTTCGGCCGCTTTCCCCACCGCAATCGCCTGCTCGGCCGTGACACGACTGAGGAAGAGCAGGCCTTCCTCGACGGCGGCGGTTTTACGGGCTGA
- a CDS encoding homoserine kinase, protein MAVYTDVAADELADFLKQYDLGELLSYKGIAEGVENSNFLLHTTTGSFILTLYEKRVAKNDLPYFLALMTHLAEHGVNCPLPVKGRDGEALRELSGRPAAIITFLEGVWPRKPNVAHCAGVGEGLAKMHLAGANFAIKRANALSVAGWRPLFDAAASRADEVQPGLRAFLAAELDHLSSGVWPTDLPEGVIHADLFNDNVFFLGDRLSGIIDFTFACNDMLAYDIAICLNAWCFEPDHSFNVTKARAFLNAYGRVRKLSEAEEAALPLLARGAAIRFLLTRLVDWLNVPPGALVKPKDPLEYVRKLRFHQSVTSVRDYGLMPSGMVA, encoded by the coding sequence ATGGCGGTCTACACCGACGTTGCCGCCGACGAGCTTGCGGATTTCCTGAAGCAATACGATCTCGGCGAATTGCTCTCCTACAAGGGCATCGCCGAGGGCGTCGAAAACTCCAACTTCCTGCTGCATACGACGACCGGATCGTTCATCCTCACGCTCTATGAGAAACGCGTGGCGAAGAACGACCTGCCCTACTTCCTCGCGCTGATGACGCATCTCGCCGAGCACGGCGTCAATTGTCCGCTGCCGGTGAAGGGAAGAGACGGCGAGGCGCTGCGCGAGCTGTCGGGCCGCCCCGCCGCAATCATCACCTTTCTCGAAGGCGTGTGGCCGCGCAAGCCGAATGTGGCCCATTGCGCCGGCGTCGGCGAGGGGCTGGCGAAAATGCACCTGGCTGGCGCCAATTTTGCGATCAAGCGCGCCAATGCGCTCTCGGTCGCGGGCTGGCGGCCGCTGTTCGATGCGGCCGCAAGCCGTGCCGACGAGGTGCAGCCGGGCCTGCGCGCCTTTCTCGCCGCCGAGCTCGATCATCTCTCGAGCGGGGTCTGGCCGACCGACCTGCCGGAGGGCGTGATCCACGCCGACCTCTTCAACGACAACGTCTTCTTTCTCGGCGACCGGCTCTCGGGGATCATCGACTTCACCTTCGCCTGCAACGACATGCTGGCCTATGACATCGCGATCTGCCTCAACGCCTGGTGCTTCGAGCCGGATCATTCCTTCAACGTCACCAAGGCGCGCGCCTTCCTCAATGCCTATGGCCGGGTACGAAAGCTCTCCGAGGCGGAAGAGGCTGCGCTGCCGCTGCTGGCGCGCGGCGCTGCGATCCGTTTCCTGCTGACGCGGCTGGTCGACTGGCTCAACGTGCCACCGGGCGCACTGGTGAAGCCGAAGGATCCGCTGGAATATGTCCGCAAGCTGCGCTTCCATCAGAGCGTGACGAGCGTTCGCGACTATGGGCTGATGCCCTCAGGAATGGTGGCGTGA
- a CDS encoding peroxiredoxin, which yields MAIQTGDKLPEAKFRVMTAEGPQVKTTDDIFKGKKVALFAVPGAYTGTCHKMHLPSIFLNAYAMKDKGVDTIAIVSVNDAFVMNAWKRDTDQRDEAIFLADGNADFTKAIGMELDASANGLGIRSKRYSMLVEDGVVKKLNLEAMPGKVEVSGGDTLLGQL from the coding sequence ATGGCGATCCAGACTGGCGACAAGCTGCCCGAGGCGAAATTCCGCGTGATGACGGCGGAAGGTCCGCAGGTGAAGACCACCGACGATATCTTCAAGGGCAAGAAGGTGGCGCTGTTCGCGGTGCCCGGCGCCTATACCGGCACCTGCCACAAGATGCATCTGCCGAGCATCTTCCTCAACGCCTACGCCATGAAGGACAAGGGCGTCGACACCATCGCCATCGTCTCCGTCAACGACGCCTTCGTCATGAACGCCTGGAAGCGCGACACCGACCAGCGCGACGAGGCCATCTTCCTCGCCGACGGCAATGCCGATTTCACCAAGGCGATCGGCATGGAGCTGGACGCCTCCGCCAACGGCCTCGGCATCCGCTCCAAGCGCTATTCGATGCTGGTCGAGGACGGCGTGGTCAAGAAGCTGAACCTCGAGGCGATGCCCGGCAAGGTCGAGGTCTCCGGCGGCGATACGCTGCTGGGGCAGCTGTAA